The segment GTGAAATAGAGGAGGGCATAAGCTGAGATAAAACAAGCGAATAGCTCAAAATAGTGATCAAACTCAAGACCGGTGTAGATATAAAAAAGGATGCCGGCTATGAAGAAAACGGTGATTCTGAGGAATGAATAAGGCGTCCATTTGATCATCTATAAAAAAGTCTTCTAATAAAAAAAATTTCAATACTGGTAACTACCTATTGTTTTTTTTCAAACTCATCTTATAATGCATAATAGCACATTCATCAAACATTTTACCACTTTTCATAAATCCAAACTTTAAGTAGAGCGGTAAGGCATCAAGCTGTGAATGCAGATAAACCTGTTTATTTTTATTATTTTTATCTGAATGAATATCATTCAAAACCGCTTTAACTAATTTTGAACCAATTCCATTTCCTCTGTATTGCGATAAAACTGCAAATCTTTCCATCTTAATACCTTCGTCTGTATAGCGCCAACGTGCAGTGCCGCAGGGAATCTTATCAATAGTGGCTAAAAAATGATGGGAAGAATCTTCAAATTCGTCCAGTTCTTCATCGGAGGGTACAAGCTGTTCTTCCACGAAAACTTCTTTTCTGATAATGAATGCAGTTTCCATATCTTCCTTTTTGTATATTTTGAAAACATTGATGGACTTCATTTTAGGCGCTTATAAATTTATTTTGCAAAAACTTTTTATACACAAGAAACTACGGCTTCTCTATTGATTTTTCTTACCAATCCCTGCAAAACTTTACCAGGCCCGCATTCAATAAATTCTGTAGCCCCATCTTTGATCATATTCTCAATAGACTGCGACCACTTTACAGGTGATGTCAATTGTGCGGATATATTATATTTGATTGCTTCAGTATTATTTGAAGCCAGGCCATTTACATTCTGATAGATCGGGCAGAAGGGAATTTTAAAATCAGTGTTGCGGATGGCAGCTTCAAGCTCGACTCTTGCCGGTTCCATCAAAGGTGAATGAAACGCTCCACCTACAGGCAATTCAACAGCTCTTTTAGCGCCTGCTTTTTTTAATTCTTCACAAGCATCCTTCACACCCTTGATCGTTCCGGATATTACAACCTGGCCCGGGCAATTATAATTGGCAGGTACTACTACTTCATCAAACTGGTGACATATATCTCCCACTTTTTTATTTTCCAGGCCAAGTATAGCTGCCATAGTTGATGGGTTTGCCTCACAGGTTTTTTGCATAGCTAAAGCCCTTTTTAACACCAATCCTAATCCATCTTCAAACGTTAATACACCATTAGACACTAAGGCTGAAAACTCACCAAGAGAGTGCCCTGCTACCATATCCGGTTTAAATGCTAATGAAGTTGAGGCAAGCACAACTGAATGTATAAAAATGGCAGGCTGTGTTACTTTAGTTTGTTTTAACTCTTCATCTGTACCGGAGAACATTGTATCTGAAATATTAAATCCCAGTATATCATTTGCTGCCTGGAACATTTTCCGGGCTTCTTCAGACCTGTCGTACAGATCTTTACCCATACCAACATATTGAGAGCCCTGACCAGGGAAGATATATGCTTTCATAATTTATATTTAGTGTATCGCCTGCCCCGATGCAATCGGGGGAATTTTGATATTTTTAATAGAATTTATTCCTACATTTTCAGCCAAAGGCTGATCACCCGTTAGGGTGAAATAATCACCTTCTGGTCATTCCGGCTTTGTCGGGACATCTACCTCAAAATCTGCACCCAACCTTTAAAAGTCACATTTTCATCAATGCACCTGTATTCAACTTCGGCATGGTAATAATAAACGCCATCAGGCAATGCTCTTTTATTGTTAGCTCTTCCATCCCACTCAATATCTACATCACCAGTTGAGACATTAAAAACTTTATAGAAAACTCTTTTCCCCCATCTGTTGTAAATATCCAATTTTACAGAATTTATTTCCTTTGGAACTGGTTTTTTAGGTGAAAATATTTCATTTAATTTATTTTTATCATTATTGGGTGTAAAAATGTTTGGAAAACACAAACAATTATAGGTACAAACTTTGTTGCTGAACTCACTTTCATTACCATATATATCAATAGCGGTTACAACGTAACATCTTGCAATAGAAATATCTGAAAAAGACGTATCATTTTTTGTGCTATCTATATTCTTAAATACACCATCGCAAGATTGATAAACTTTATAAGTTGAAATATTATTTTCACATTCAAGATTATTATCTTTCCAAAAAATTTCATTATTGGGTGGAATAAAAGCATCTATATGTTTACAAATTAAATCACAATCAGGCTGACTGATATACAATATGGGAGACAGGGGCGGATTGGTGTCTCTGGGAATCTCAAAAGTAATTTGAGAAGCATTAATTAAAGGATCGGGCAATAAAGGCATGCCATACGTACCATTGGTTTTTATATAATACCAGGCTGAGTCTCCATTGATCAAACCTGAATCTATATAACTACCAACATCCTCTGTTACCAAGACGCTATCAACTAATTGAAAAGTACCAATCATTTTGTATATGTAATGATACCGCTCAATATTTGACCAGGGCACATTTGCCTTCCAGGAAAGTTGTACTTTTCTGCAAGCCGGTACAGTATTGAGCCACACACTGGATGCTGAGTCTGACACTCCTTTAAAGGTAGTGTCTTTATAATAAAATTCAACCTTATAATTATATGCACTGTCTTGGGTATTCAGGCCGCTATCTAAGAAAGAAGTATCTGTAATAGCGCCTGCAGTGTCAATTAAAGTATAAATTAAAGTATAATCACTCCCATATTGTCCTTTGGCCCTATAAAGTTTGTAGTGATAGGGAGGTGGATATATTGTATCTGCTATTTCTAAAGGTTTAACCCATTTTACTTCTATCTCACCATTACTCAAATCGGTATTTATTACTGAAACATTGGTGATTACCGGAACATC is part of the Cytophagales bacterium genome and harbors:
- a CDS encoding GNAT family N-acetyltransferase, which codes for MKSINVFKIYKKEDMETAFIIRKEVFVEEQLVPSDEELDEFEDSSHHFLATIDKIPCGTARWRYTDEGIKMERFAVLSQYRGNGIGSKLVKAVLNDIHSDKNNKNKQVYLHSQLDALPLYLKFGFMKSGKMFDECAIMHYKMSLKKNNR
- the fabD gene encoding ACP S-malonyltransferase, whose amino-acid sequence is MKAYIFPGQGSQYVGMGKDLYDRSEEARKMFQAANDILGFNISDTMFSGTDEELKQTKVTQPAIFIHSVVLASTSLAFKPDMVAGHSLGEFSALVSNGVLTFEDGLGLVLKRALAMQKTCEANPSTMAAILGLENKKVGDICHQFDEVVVPANYNCPGQVVISGTIKGVKDACEELKKAGAKRAVELPVGGAFHSPLMEPARVELEAAIRNTDFKIPFCPIYQNVNGLASNNTEAIKYNISAQLTSPVKWSQSIENMIKDGATEFIECGPGKVLQGLVRKINREAVVSCV